The Tautonia plasticadhaerens nucleotide sequence CACGAGCAGCCGACGGTCGGGACTCCGGGTCATGACCTCCACCAGGGCGTCTCCCAGGGAACCACAGGAGAAATGGGGGGCCCATTCGTCATTGGCGACTCGGCCCTTGAACACGCAGGATTCGCGGAACGGAGGGACGTGGGTGGCGAAGATCGCCGACCGATGCCGTTGCAGGGCATGGGGCAGGGCTCGCCTCGCGAAGGACGCCGCCTCGTCCCCGAGCGATCGGAGCACTCGGGCCAGGCTCATCCGATCCAGCCCGGAGAGTTCGCCGATCAGCCGGTAATCGTTCAGTCGGATCGTCGAACCGGCGAAATCACCCAGCCTGGCGTCTCCCCAGCCGTCGTGGCCGAGCAGGGCGACCTCGGGGCAGATCGAGAGGACCCCCGATTCGGGGAGCCAGTTCAGCGGCGTGATGCGACGCGTCACCTCGGCCATCGCCGCACGGATGTCGGCGATTCGGCTGCCATAATAATCGTGGTTGCCCAGCACGAAGTCGATCGGGCATGGAAGCCGGTCGGCCAGGAACCCGAGGGTTTCTCCGAGGTCGAACGACTCGGCGATGTCCCCCGAGATGACCAGCCGATCGGCGCCGGAACCCTCGACCTCCTCGCAGAAGCGGCCCGCGGTCTCCCGGTCGACGAAATTCAGGTGGATGTCGGTCGCCCACGCCAGCCGCATCGATCGCTCAGTTTCAATTGGAATCAGTCCGCGTCCAGCAGCGTCGGCTGCGAGGCGCCCGGCAGGAATCCCCGGAGCAGGGCGAGCATTTCCTTGGCATTCGGGATCTCCTTGAACCGGAGGACGGGCCCGGAGAGGCCCTGGATCGCCCCCTCGTCCACCTTCATGGAGTCGGAGATCGCCAGGAGGTACCGGGGAGGGCCGT carries:
- a CDS encoding metallophosphoesterase family protein, with the translated sequence MRLAWATDIHLNFVDRETAGRFCEEVEGSGADRLVISGDIAESFDLGETLGFLADRLPCPIDFVLGNHDYYGSRIADIRAAMAEVTRRITPLNWLPESGVLSICPEVALLGHDGWGDARLGDFAGSTIRLNDYRLIGELSGLDRMSLARVLRSLGDEAASFARRALPHALQRHRSAIFATHVPPFRESCVFKGRVANDEWAPHFSCGSLGDALVEVMTRSPDRRLLVLCGHVHNPAVARILPNLVAMTGGAEYRRPEVCRVFDVPADLDALFEDQDRPVTV